The following coding sequences lie in one Arabidopsis thaliana chromosome 3, partial sequence genomic window:
- a CDS encoding Yos1-like protein (Yos1-like protein; FUNCTIONS IN: molecular_function unknown; INVOLVED IN: biological_process unknown; LOCATED IN: endomembrane system; CONTAINS InterPro DOMAIN/s: Yos1-like (InterPro:IPR013880); BEST Arabidopsis thaliana protein match is: Yos1-like protein (TAIR:AT2G37975.1); Has 203 Blast hits to 203 proteins in 88 species: Archae - 0; Bacteria - 0; Metazoa - 105; Fungi - 32; Plants - 51; Viruses - 0; Other Eukaryotes - 15 (source: NCBI BLink).): MGFWTLLKGLLLFANALAILNEDRFLVPRGWTLGELHQTDRRNSPKGQIIGLIHACQYMRLPLMLINTAVIVLKLISG; this comes from the coding sequence ATGGGCTTCTGGACATTGTTAAAAGGTCTGCTGCTCTTTGCAAATGCACTGGCAATCCTCAACGAAGACCGTTTCCTTGTTCCAAGAGGATGGACACTCGGAGAACTCCACCAAACCGATAGAAGAAACTCTCCCAAAGGCCAAATCATTGGTCTGATCCATGCCTGCCAGTACATGAGGCTACCCCTCATGCTCATTAACACAGCAGTCATCGTCTTGAAGCTTATCTCCGGTTGA
- the FLN1 gene encoding fructokinase-like 1 (fructokinase-like 1 (FLN1); FUNCTIONS IN: kinase activity; INVOLVED IN: acetate fermentation, sucrose biosynthetic process, sucrose catabolic process, using beta-fructofuranosidase; LOCATED IN: chloroplast nucleoid, nucleus, chloroplast, nucleoid, cytoplasm; EXPRESSED IN: 22 plant structures; EXPRESSED DURING: 13 growth stages; CONTAINS InterPro DOMAIN/s: Carbohydrate/purine kinase (InterPro:IPR011611), Carbohydrate/puine kinase, PfkB, conserved site (InterPro:IPR002173); BEST Arabidopsis thaliana protein match is: fructokinase-like 2 (TAIR:AT1G69200.1); Has 4776 Blast hits to 4772 proteins in 1393 species: Archae - 92; Bacteria - 3898; Metazoa - 5; Fungi - 2; Plants - 280; Viruses - 0; Other Eukaryotes - 499 (source: NCBI BLink).): MASLLIFPHLHHFDSSLDRREVLVVRHSQASRRFLTPKASINGSGITNGAAAETTSKPSRKGRKKKQTSTVIEKDNTETDPELNPELADYDDGIEFPYDDPPLVCCFGAVQKEFVPVVRVHDNPMHPDMYSQWKMLQWDPPEFGRAPGGPPSNVAISHVRLGGRAAFMGKVGEDDFGDELVLMMNQERVQTRAVKFDENSKTACTRVKIKFKDGKMMAETVKEPPEDSLFASELNLAVLKEARIFHFNSEVLTSPTMQSTLFTAIQWSKKFGGLIFFDLNLPLPLWRSRNETRKLIKKAWNEANIIEVSQQELEFLLDEDYYERRRNYTPQYFAEDFDQTKNRRDYYHYTPEEIKSLWHDKLKLLVVTDGTLRLHYYTPTFDGVVIGTEDVLITPFTCDRTGSGDAVVAGIMRKLTTCPEMFEDQDVMERQLRFAVAAGIIAQWTIGAVRGFPTESATQNLKEQVYVPSMW, from the exons ATGGCTTCACTTCTTATTTTCCCCCACCTTCACCATTTTGATTCTTCACTGGACCGTAGAGAGGTACTAGTAGTTCGCCATTCACAAGCATCAAGGCGATTTCTCACTCCGAAAGCTTCAATTAATGGCAGCGGAATCACAAACGGAGCTGCAGCGGAAACCACCTCTAAACCTAGTCGCAAagggaggaagaagaagcaaacatcGACGGTAATTGAGAAAGATAACACCGAGACTGATCCTGAATTGAATCCGGAGTTAGCTGATTACGACGACGGGATCGAGTTTCCGTACGACGATCCGCCTCTTGTGTGTTGCTTCGGAGCTGTACAGAAGGAGTTTGTTCCGGTGGTGCGAGTCCATGATAATCCGATGCATCCTGATATGTACTCGCAGTGGAAGATGCTACAGTGGGATCCACCGGAGTTTGGGAGAGCTCCGGGAGGTCCGCCGTCGAATGTGGCGATCTCTCATGTACGGTTAGGTGGGAGAGCTGCGTTTATGGGGAAAGTAGGTGAAGATGATTTTGGAGATGAGCTTGTTCTGATGATGAATCAGGAGAGAGTTCAGACGAGAGCTGTGAAATTCGATGAGAATTCGAAAACTGCTTGTACTCGTGTCAAGATCAAGTTTAAGGACGGGAAAATGATGGCGGAGACTGTGAAAGAACCACCTGAGGACTCGCTATTTGCTTCAGAACTCAATTTAGCTGTGCTTAAAGAG GCGAggatttttcatttcaattcaGAAGTGTTGACGTCTCCTACAATGCAATCAACTCTTTTTACGGCAATACAATGGTCTAAGAAGTTTGGTGGGCTTATTTTCTTTGACTTGAATCTCCCATTACCGCTGTGGAGATCGCGCAATGAGACTAGGAAGTTGATCAAGAAAGCATGGAATGAAGCAAACATCATTGAAGTTTCACAGCAAGAGCTTGAGTTTCTACTTGATGAAGATTACTAcgagaggagaagaaactaCACACCACAGTACTTCGCTGAGGATTTTGATCAGACGAAAAACAGAAGAGACTATTACCATTACACACCAGAGGAAATCAAGTCATTGTGGCATGACAAGCTGAAGCTACTGGTTGTGACTGATGGAACACTTCGGCTTCATTACTATACTCCTACTTTTGATGGTGTTGTGATTGGAACAGAAGATGTGCTTATAACTCCTTTCACCTGTGATAGGACAGGTTCTGGTGATGCTGTTGTTGCAGGGATAATGAGAAAGCTAACAACTTGTCCTGAGATGTTTGAGGATCAGGATGTGATGGAGCGACAGCTCAGGTTTGCAGTTGCTGCTGGGATCATAGCGCAGTGGACAATTGGTGCAGTTAGAGGTTTCCCTACTGAAAGCGCGACACAGAATTTGAAAGAACAAGTTTATGTTCCATCAATGTGGTAG
- a CDS encoding Concanavalin A-like lectin family protein (Concanavalin A-like lectin family protein; FUNCTIONS IN: binding; INVOLVED IN: biological_process unknown; LOCATED IN: endomembrane system; EXPRESSED IN: 22 plant structures; EXPRESSED DURING: 13 growth stages; CONTAINS InterPro DOMAIN/s: Legume lectin, beta chain (InterPro:IPR001220), Concanavalin A-like lectin/glucanase, subgroup (InterPro:IPR013320), Concanavalin A-like lectin/glucanase (InterPro:IPR008985); BEST Arabidopsis thaliana protein match is: Concanavalin A-like lectin family protein (TAIR:AT5G01090.1); Has 189 Blast hits to 188 proteins in 20 species: Archae - 0; Bacteria - 2; Metazoa - 0; Fungi - 0; Plants - 187; Viruses - 0; Other Eukaryotes - 0 (source: NCBI BLink).) yields MASFILSRSLLVLLLSLTALLSSISISEATSSFSFTSSGKNASFESEDFALYGDAKLVDGGSSIQLTDSVSHGGGRVIYKKPIESMNNIKFEYFTGFSTFFSFSISPSRGGRLGFVVFPVNETFDHSLFQVKFDTFDSFTQIGDSNVAVIVDGATVSERIRNFTIANLEKTEKVLLYAWINYQAGGKFLEVRLSKSKSFESVLPLMFDQIDLSQMLRDEDEFMVAVNSYSGNVNLHSWSLEVRHSEYEHSWAPVLLEEQLRKEEQLRKEEAAKKRTSDRMWEVVTCFVMTFGSTGLVFFAMMHIYAAFKRNNLAMVMQEECGIKTKEFGYKKMEKMEVVTSNADAKQERK; encoded by the coding sequence ATGGCGAGCTTCATTCTCTCCAGGTCATTACTCGTTCTACTCCTGTCTCTCACCGCATTACTCTCCAGCATCTCGATTTCGGAAGCTACCTCATCGTTCTCGTTCACAAGCTCCGGTAAAAATGCGAGCTTTGAGTCCGAAGACTTTGCCCTGTACGGCGACGCTAAGCTCGTCGACGGCGGATCTTCGATTCAGCTGACTGACTCAGTGAGTCACGGTGGTGGGCGAGTCATCTATAAGAAACCCATTGAGTCCatgaacaatataaaattCGAGTATTTCACCGGATTCtctactttcttctctttctcgatTTCTCCTAGTCGTGGTGGGAGACTCGGATTTGTAGTGTTTCCTGTTAATGAAACGTTTGATCACTCTTTATTCCAAGTAAAGTTCGATACTTTTGACAGTTTCACCCAAATTGGAGATTCTAATGTCGCGGTGATTGTTGATGGTGCTACGGTGTCTGAGAGGATTCGCAATTTCACGATCGCAAACTTGGAGAAGACGGAGAAGGTTTTGTTGTACGCTTGGATTAATTACCAAGCTGGTGGCAAGTTCTTAGAAGTCCGGTTAAGTAaatctaaaagctttgaatctGTTCTTCCTCTGATGTTTGATCAGATTGATTTGTCACAAATGTTGAGAGATGAGGATGAGTTCATGGTTGCTGTGAATTCGTATAGTGGGAATGTAAATCTTCATTCTTGGAGTTTAGAAGTGAGACACTCCGAGTATGAGCACTCTTGGGCGCCGGTGCTTTTGGAGGAACAACTTAGAAAAGAGGAACAACTTAGAAAAGAGGAGGCTGCGAAGAAGAGGACAAGTGATAGGATGTGGGAGGTTGTCACTTGCTTCGTCATGACCTTTGGATCAACAGGGCTTGTGTTCTTTGCCATGATGCATATATATGCAGCTTTCAAAAGGAACAATCTTGCGATGGTGATGCAGGAGGAATGTGGGATCAAGACCAAGGAGTTTGGGTataagaagatggagaaaatggAAGTTGTGACGAGTAATGCTGATGCGAAACAAGAAAGGAAGTGA